In Lolium rigidum isolate FL_2022 chromosome 3, APGP_CSIRO_Lrig_0.1, whole genome shotgun sequence, the genomic window AATCCTGAAGAAAATAGAGGCAACTTTCAGAACCTTCCAGGGACCAGTGAGAGATGTtatctagtttcaggattccaacgGTATCTTACCACATCCAAGAAACCGCCCAAACTTCAGGGATTTAAGGCTCGGTGGGATAACATCAACTTGCTGGACGAGCCGACATACCAAGATCATGGTTATCAGGTACCTGCAAACAAAATGGATAGAAGGAGAAAAGTCAGGACAGACTGGTCACCGGAAAACATAAGCTGCAAAAGGTACTGGTAGTGGTGAAACCTACTGGGAAATGACATGAGCAACAGCTGCACCAGTGACACCCATATGACAAACAAACATCAAAATTGGGTCTAGGATGATATTTGTTGCGTCTCCAACCACTGGAATGTTTTTCAAGGAAATGTTAGTAACTTGAGGGATGCATCTCTTCAAATGTTTTTCTTGATTGAAATGAAAGTACATAAGCCAACTGAAAGAATGTCATCATCAAAAGATGTATTTACCGGTAGCATATAATGGTGTCTTTGTGTCTTTGAAGCCCCGGAAAACGCCTTGCATTGCCAAAGACAGGAGAACAGCGGGAGCACCAAGTGATCTGATTGTTAGGTAACGAACCGCAGGTTCTAGCATCGGTGAATCCTATAAGTGAAAAATATTTATTAATTTTTAAACAATATGGAAAGAAGAATGAGCAAGCATCATAAGTAATTTAAGATTGGAAAGATAAAGAAGGTACCGGCACCTACATGTTTCACACCCATGATGCCCAATACAACTTTTGCTGAAAAGATCAGGAACACAGCCTGAACTAGCCCAAGAAATGAACCAACTATTAGTGCTGATGTCACAGaaggtatgtacttcctcttgcaCACTTGATTGGAGAGATCAGTACACTCTGTGGGGATACAAGAATTAGCACACTCTGGCGTGCCATGACCTGGAAAGAAAGTTGACAGGCAGACTTCTTCAGTCCTGAGGTTAAGAAAGTTGACAGGCAGACTTCTTCAGTCCTGAGGTTAAATTAAGTTTACTATTCAGATATGTGAAAGCAGGTATTTTTGCAAGAATTTGGTACCAGATGCAGGCATATTGCTTGCTTCCGAATCCACAGCAGAAGCTTTCTCCAGGTCTTTGCTGCTGTTTTCTTCTAGGTATTTACTAATGATGGCATCTTCTTCAGCAACGAATGATGTTGTTACACTAACTAGGGGGTAGATACAGACTTTGGAGACTTGGTTAAATATGGCAATCGAAACACCAACAGCAGCTATCTCCACCGAACCTGAGGACAGATCAATTGTGGCATTAAATCTCAGATCAGCATCAAACTGATCTCTTACATTGCACAAAGTAACACGAGCCAGCTCTGGGTAGTGATTGTAGGGTGTCCGAAAGGCTAGGTAGGTCCTTTCAGCACTTATTTTGCAACTTGCTGGACCATACTAAAATTGCAGAACTAAATGAGTATCTTTGGGAAGGATcataattttttgtgtgtgtgtgaaaGGCAAACATACTCAAAATGGAGAAGCTAAACatattttttgtgtttctaaAATTAAGAGTTAGGCGCCTCTTTGCGCATGGCGGGTGGtgggtgctaaccacttgggttcAATAATGCCGCGAGAGTAATTCTTTTGTTCCCGAGCATGGTGCTCGGCTTTGTAACAAACCATAACTTCTTAATGAATGAACGGGGCAACACTTTTGACTCAGTGTTTTCAAAAAAAAGGAGAAGACCGGGCTGCTGTGATGAAATTCAACAAAAAAGGATACGGACGGACGTTTATTGAAGAGTATGAACTCAGCATGTACCTGGCTAACCAATTGTGTAACGAGAAGTTGCAAGTGGCACACAAAGAAAGATTTCGGAAAAGCAGCTTTTATGATGCGCAAAACAACAAATGAAAACCGGAGTGAGGACAAAAGGCCATACACAACTGAGAGAATACAGTTATTTCAGATACGTTAAAGATACCTATGTAACTGAATCGAAgtataaaaaggaacggagggggaGAATATTGTATCAGTAAAAGCTAAACGGAGACATGCTTGTTTGAGGAGGGTAAAAGGGGCCAGAAACAGGCAAGTGTGCTCTTATCAGCAAAATAACATTAGCAGAAACAGAAAGTGATGGTGGGCATTATCACTATAGTAAAGATGgaactctcgaaaaaaaaagtaaagatgtAGAACCCTGGAGCGCATTTCCTGCAAGTTTTTTGGCGCCCAATGAGCTGGTTATACGTCCAAATCGAGGGAAAGTGATACTGCAGAGTGGAGTCTGTTACTTTGCCGAACTAGCAACAAGGAAATGCAGCATGGGCTATCCCGTGACAGAAAACAGCAAAGACTGACATATTTGGAAATTCGCTTGTATGTCTACCTAAAATTAGGACTGCCGATGAAATGGAATTCGAGGCGGTCTATCCCGTGCAAAGTAAGCAAGACGCGAGCACTGGTGGAACTAGAGTGGGTATGGTACGGCCATATAGCGACAGATAATTTTCATAGAAGTATTATTCTGTTACTTCTCTTTGTGCAGAATCAGATAGATCATATGAGTATATGGTATTACGGAATGATGGGAATATCATTAGTTACCTAGACGGCCGATGAATGCTGTGTCGACCAAGGAAGCGAGCGGATCGGCCGCCAAGGCCAGAGACGCCGGCACCGCAATGCGCAGCACCTCCGACCCGAGCTCGTCGAGCTTGAAGACGCTCCTGCGACAAGGCCGAATTATTAGGAGAACAGACAACGTACATCGGCGCAAGATAATCAACCCTGCATGCGACGAACCTGATGTTCATGACGAAGAGGTAGAGCCCCGTACTCCTGGGCCAGCCGGACAATGCTGGCGGCGCCGGTGGCAggtcctccgccgccttctcctccggctccGCGCCGTGCCCGTTGGCAGGGACGTCGATGGCCACCCGCTTCTCCCCGGTCAtgctcgccgccgcgccctcctccaTACACAGACGATCGATGCTTGCCTGATCGCTGGCTCCCGGTCCCGGTGGTCACGACTTGGGACTGAGAGGAGGAGAGACGAGATCACGAGAAGAGCAGCGCACCCCTACTTATAGGGAGCTCCCGGAGTGGCGTGCTCGCTTATCAGGGCGTCAGCAGCTGTCACATGGAAAGGCAAATGCAGCAATTTGCGTCAATCAGTCTACTATATGATTTGTACCGGATCCTAGGTCCTAGCTAGCTTTATGCTACAGGAGTATCTCTCTCGAGTCTCGACAAAGAGATCATCATCTTCACCTAAGGCCGTTCCGTTCGTGTGTGTGTTCAGCGGAGGCGAAGGCCAAAACAGAAAGCAGCCAGTGGGACGCACGGGCGCGCAACGCGACAGCAGGGTGGCGTTACGGCCGGTGGCGGCGAGGCGCGAGCGAACGGAGGGGGCACGAGCCCAAGTCGTCAGAAATGGCAAGCTGCGGCATCCTAGGCCCGTGCCCCGCCGCGCGAACGGGCAGACGAGCTTGGAGCGGAACGCGCGCGGCTGCGCGGCCGGCCGTCCGGGGAAACGTTCCCGGCGAGAGACTGTACGGCGACGGTTTCGGTTGGCATGCGTGAGCGGAACGCCGCGCGCCGGGCCGGAGTTCCGGCCGGTATTGATTGCTGCCGTTACGTTGCGTGATGGAACGCGCAAGTGACATGGCATCGGTGCCGCCGTCCGGCCGTCAGTGCCGTCCCGGCAACTACCATGCGCAAACCACGTACCGTTGGGATGGCTACGGCCATGGCCGGCGGTTTGGCTTGGTCCTCTGCTGAGCGATGATACGTACGGTACGGCCGCCGGGCCTCGCCGGAGGTCATGGCCGGCGTAGGCGGCATGGGCTCCGCCCCATATCGATCCTCTCCATCAGCTCTTCTGGCCTTCCTTGTCATCCAAAACCCCTGATCTCTTCCTGTACGGGAAACGGGTAAAGGTACCTTTGACGCAagtttttttttccgaaatgagGAGGGAAGCCCCAGCCTCATCATGCACACAGCCGTCTCATTTATTGCAAAGTACGTATGAACGCTTAAAATTTTGTCGAGAACAAGGAAATTCTTCATATTTTCTTCTTGGGTGTGACGAATTTTCAGTTGAATAAGAATTAACTTAGTTCTCAGTTAGATGATCGTGTCACTCATATTGCACCTATGGCTAGAACGAATCACGAAGCAAATTTAATTGTACATGACATTTTCTTAGTTGCAACCCCACTAACaattgaaaaaaaaacttaattgCTATCCAACCTGCAAATCCGGTAGTGTAGAACATGATTGACCACTAAGTTAATTTTGAGCTAGGTGACATTTTAGCAATTCCATATTAGCTTTGCCAATTGTGAAAGAAAAAAAGGATTCTGCCGCGTTGCATGCATATGGAGATTTGTTTCGACGGGCCGGCCGCGTGAATCTGGTGAGATGGAGATGCAAGTGCAGACGGATAGAGATTCAGATAAACGGGGCAAGGGGGCATGGGAAAAGTCCAAAATCCATATGTAGGACGCCTATGAGTGTGTGATGAGCTAGGGTATGGTGTTTCAGTGTGTTCATTGGCCATCCCGTTTCCATTTGGTCTGCCTTTTTCTCTATTCATGGTCTTTCTCTTCTTCAAGGTGGGAAACATGCATGAAAGGAACAATCATCTTGGTGTCCCCACTACTCATATGATAGCTCTCTCTTCACTCTTTTCAATGGGAGAGATGCCAGGATATATCACCTATCCTCTTCCATCCGATTTGGGCATCACCTAGACTAATTGTCATCATGTTTTTGTAGCCAGTTTCCCCCATATAGTATTGGGTAAAGTGTAGATGAATATCATTCAATGGAGTGAACTATACCCTCTTTTGCCCAAATAGGTTGCATATAaaatttggtcaaagtcaaatttgtcatgaaatatattttcatattatatgcatttggtatAGTAGATCTTGGTATTATTATATTTTTATCATAATTTGCAAAGTTAACTTGCACGTAAAATTGTGTGCAACATAATATGGGCATGAGTGAGTACCGTTTGTAGAGTTCATACCATTTGGGCACAATTTCTACATCAACAATGGGAAGAAAAATAATTCTTTGTCCCGTCAGAATAATAAACTCCACATGCTGTATTAAACTACCATACAACAATACTTCTACTATGCCATAATTTTGCACATGAATTGCTCCACTAGGGCATCAACAACGATGTTAACATCATTCCTCGTCGCATGTACCTTTTAAGTTTTTTTTCCgtagaaagagagagaaagaaagaaaaaagaagaaggcgGGAAGAAGGCTGGCTTCTGTTTTTGGAGGGATGATCTCTGCAGTTTACAGGACTAATAGATCACTATTTTACAGTTGTACAAGATGCCTCCCGTTATCAGCCATTTTACTATGAATTTTAACTATCACAGTATCTTTATATTAATGCTAAAAATAATTATTAGAGAGGACACTAAATAGCAATCTCAGTCTACAACAAACTTCTTTGGTTTTCTTAATATCAGTTAGGTTTTTGTTACCAGTTTGTGGGAAAATTAAATAAAAGGGGGCGCCGGTACAACCAACTGCCACAGAGTAACAACAAAATCACCAGCCATTTACTGCCCCCAAAGTTTCCAAACAGATTTTTTTTTCCTAAGTTTGATCAAAAATATATATTGAAAACACTGCCCTGTTACCTGAGCCCTGGATGAAGTGGAGGGCACAACAAAAGTCACAGTCTTGAGTGGCCCCTTTCTCTCACATGAAAATAACTTGGCTAAATCCATTTTCAACATACACACCTAGTATTAAACATACTCAGTGCCAACTAGAACGTAGCTCATTATCATCTTCTGTGAGAAGACTTGTTTGAAGCCACAAAACATCAAACATAAATTATGTATTGTGCACTAGTAGCTCTCCTGCTAGTTAGTGCTGGGATTATGTCGTCGGATGTGCCACTAGCATTTTGGACTAACCACATACGTCCGTATAATAATTCCAATCATACAAAAGGTGGTGGGCTAGTCTTTCTGAATGTGATTAGCTAGCGAGGTACCTTGCTACTTTTGACCATACTTTGTGTATCGCTTATCGGAGTGGAGCTATCTAATCTTTGTCGGTATAAACTCAAAACAAAAACTACTCAACAAAGTGGTAAAAGCAGGTTTAGGTTAGAACATGTAGTTGTATGATGTCATCAGACTTTGTCATCTTACCACAGATAGTTGTTTCTGACGCCGAGGACATAGAGAGAGAAATGTGCTATGTCAAGGGTGTGCTAAATTAAGACCATAATCAATTAAACTGAATGAATAGGAAAATAATGTCAGAACATTCCCAGATTAACTATTTTTCGTTGAACCGGAACATGATGCCAAATTAACAAGGTAATGCATATAACTTACTGCATGGTATATGAAACATGCAGCAAATAAATAATGATGTATTTTAGTTATTTTTTCATGGTAAAAATAATGTCTTATCAAACTTGTGACGTCTATATCCCCTATTCCCATATGCTTTGGACATATTCTAGAGTTGTGACTCATAATTTATGCTCCAGAGTCCAGACAACTCAAATGCTTTGCATCTTAATCTCGCTAAAAAGCTTTCCCAATAATATCTTGCCTAGGACAGATTCGAAAAAGCTATAAATGGACAGACGTGATAATTGAGTTGAAAGACAAGGACAATCTTGGGGAAgcatgcataagatgtgacgctaATGCTGGATAAAACCTGTCAGGTCGGTTGATTCCAAATAAAGTCTTCAATAATGCTATCGAAAAATTATTACTACTATATTTTCTGCTAAATCATGGGTGTCGTTTCCGTAGAAATGGTACCACTAATTAGAAGGATGACTTGCCACACAGATACGTCAGAACAGAACACAGAGAAAGTACTATCACTAGCGGGCGAAAATGAACGCTTGATCAGATTGTTTTATCCCTCATGTTGGCCACTCTAAAAGCCAAAATCAATGGTGACAAATATATCCCAGTCTGCTTATATATATCCAACAAAAGCAGATTGAAATGCGAGCTGCGTCATGGTCATTAGGCATTAGATAAGCAGCTTTAGGAGACTACTGCCATCTTTGATTGATCGTGCTTGCCAGCTTTGAGTGCTTGGCTGAAATGAAGGAAGAAAAAGGAGCAGCGGTGTATGAACCTAGCTAATGACGTGTAGTTACCCTGGTCGTCCTTTCCTCTGTAACAGCAATAAGGTGAACTTTGGACTGGCGCCAGCAACCTTTAGAAAACCACCACCCGATAtacgaaaagaaaaacaaaaggtgCACAAGCGCACGAAGAATGGTCAGCAAGTATAATCTTCTGGTATACGTATATACCCATGGGACCGATGAATCTATGCATGGTTTGGTTTTCTGAactgcatgcatatatatacatattgtttGGACAAGTATTAGATTGATGCAGAGTACCTACAACGGTGGAAACGTTCTACCTCTGCGCAGTACTAGGTTTGCAAGTAATCCACCGCGGATGCCTGCAGCCGCTCGATTGACCTCTCTAGCTTCTGATGTACTTCACTGATGGATCGATCACGTACAGTTTGAGGGACAGAGACACGACGGCCGGAGCAGTTCGTGGTTAGGAAAACACTCGCACCTGGTTACTTACTAACACTCACCTACTCTAGTTAAAACGTCGGCACACTGAGTATTACGCATCACGGCCAGCGCATCGTGCCGTGCCGTCATCGAGGCCCATCGCTCTCCATCGTACTATGCTCGAAGTCGTGGCTCAAAGGCATTAGCTTGGGTCTTACGATCGATGGAGCTCCATCCCATGGCCCCTATCTCGCAAATCCAAGAACCCTAACACGGTCTAGTAGCTAGCTAGAAGAACACGACTGGAAACGGAAGGTAGATCAAAGCATACGCATGCGTACCTCTGGCCTGAGATTAGCAAAATGGCCGGAGCTTGATCAGCTCTGCTGCTCTTCGCTCGCTCGCTGGTGGACTCTCTGCTGCTGAGCTAGCTCGCTGCTGCTGCTTCACTCTGGCTCAGGCTCGTGCCCTCTATAAATAGGAGGCGCCGCGATCGAGTGGCGGCACGAAGCACGCGTGGCTAGGAGAGGCGTACGAACTTGCGGTCGCGCGACGGCTCGAGGGCCCGGTGGATTTTCGTCTCCGTTGGCCCCTTTTTAGCTCTGGAGTCCAGGTCGGATTCGCAACATAGCCCCAGGAATCCTTGTTTAGTCGCGCGCCGCGTGGCCTGCACATGCCCCGCGCGCGTCGCCGGATCCGGCGCTCCGGCCAGAACAGCGCGCACCGGCGCGCCGTCCGCCGTGTCAATGCGCCATTGGATGGCGGCTCGCCGGCTGAATCGGAAGCTCAAGCGGGAGCGCGGTGAAGTTTGGTGCGGTGTGTGTTCGCCAGTATACAAATCGAGGATATTACCGGAAAGAATTCGCTCGAAGAAAAATGGAGGATATATGTCACTAGCAGCAGCAGCCAGCAATGGTAAGCTTGGCCCACTTATTTAGGCCCGCCCGCCTGTGATCGCTTTCGGGTCATCACCCCTAGTTTACGCATTCGATCGACCTTGTTTTGCTAGTAGAAGAAGACGTCTGTGTGGAAAGGAGCTGCACCGAGGAGAGGGACGACGCAAATCCGTGGGAAAGTTAGGTTAGAAGGGGTCGGTCAGTGTACCAGTGAGTGAGGTGCACGCGCCTCtgattttttatttcttgttcaAGAAATAACAAGGTCACCAAGGACGAGCTATGGCGACGCACTCTCTCCCCAATAATAATTTCCTTGCTGATAAGTTGATCTGGTGATATTGTTTTTTCTGTCTGAATGCGCGCACGGAAAGAAGAGTGCGCGCGCGAGTGGTCGCTTGCGTGTGAAATGCGGTGATCACCTCAGGCACAGGGCGGATGCGCCGTCGGTGCTGGCTGGGTGCCTGCTCTCGATCAACCTCCTACGAACATTGGAGTAGAAGCTAGCTTGCGCGACGACTATGGTAAAAGTTCTACCTCTTGCGAACATGATATCATCTCGATCGCTCACCGGTTCAGAGCTTCCATGAAACACTGTAGCACCCCTCCACCACATAGCACGCGTCGTAAGCTGTctacaaaaaatcagaaaaaaatgtGAACATGGTGTTTTGTCTAATACGCCCAATTGTTCAAATGCACCAAttctaaaaataaatttaaatgcattttaaaatgttaaaaaatcctAGGTATTTCAGGATATTTTGTACTCGCACACAAAGTTTCGCGAAGAAATTTTCTGTAGGATGTGTAAAAAggacaaaatattttttttatcacCGAACATTATCATCTTTACGGAAGCCACAAAAATGTCATTTTTAGCGAAACTTTGTGTGCTGTACACCTAATTTTTTTTAAAGATTTTTGATAGTTTAATACTCTCTCTTAATTAATTTATGATcttttagatattttaaagtgGACTAGACACATTAAAATAAGTGAACATACATAGTACTAAAATGTGTTTAGATACATGCATTTATAAAAGAAGTTAAAAGATCTTACACTAGTAAATTGAGGGAGTATTTGTTTTTGACACTGGGTGCATTTACTCTATGAGCCAAaatgattttttgaaaaaaatgctTCCAAGTTGTTCGATCTGCTCGTTTAGGCACGAGGGAGCAAACACGTAAAAGGCACTGGTACTTCCATACCAGTTCAAGCTTTTAGGTGAATGGCTGGTTGGCACATGTAACTCAATAAACGCTAGTGTCTCAAATCGTATATTGTCGCTATCGTGCGTATGTATTTATGGGCCACTGCCACAATCACATCTCTAGAATAATTccatccgcatccaagcaaggatGTGTAATGTCATCAGATGGAGAAAAAGGAACGTGATGGGGTGATATCTAGGGCATAAAAGAACAAGGGATCGAAGCATTCATACGTACATTAGACTGAGACGGGCGAACTGCAAAAGAGAAGTTGACAAAGAAGAATATGAAGGGAGAGAAAAAACTATGGACAGACTCATCAGACTGAAGCTCACCTGGCCGGTCGAGGCGATCACGGAACCGTCGCTAGGGCTCCGGAGAAACACCtgaaagatggaggaggaatgccTGGATACTGAACTGCTAATGAGAAGAGAGCTTTACTGAGCTCAAGATGGATGGACACGTACCGTCTCATGGAAGACGCCGTGGGCTGCTGCGGTGTTGCATGACAGCCATCTGTAAAAGCCCACAGAGTAAGCGGTGGTGGATTATTACACCCACAAAAAGCGTCTCGTTGGTTAAGTGGCCAGACATGCTTATTACTGGGCCTTTTTTTCGCTTGGGCTGATTCAAAGGCTTAGCCGATTAGCTGGCCTTTGATAACAGTCACTTCCTTGCAAGTCGCAAAAGGTAACATGTTTTTCCGTGATCTAtctttgtttgaattttgaaacctATCTGGATCGTCCTATTTTCCTTCCCGCATGGCAGTGTTGCCTCTTCCGATGTCGTcgctgttataaaagcgacaagcaagtaACGAAGAACGCTAAAAGAAAATACAGCGGAGgcacgagatttaacgtggaaaaccccttccaacacagaaggcgaAAAACCACGGACGTTagtcagcaaaacttcactatatcggagagtgtttacaaacgtcgtggattatcttataatctgataaaccctagttgATGGCTTACAAGGTGTATTTATAGTCAGTGGCATCGattcggcccaagcctaccggcgacgggcctcgctccgctcgtcagaagttagcctgtctttaatatatgaatttggatcacaatataacaaactccaccttgagacaaattccaccTTGTAGCATcaacttcaacaatcacctgaacAATAAAGAAAATACTTGCTGGTGCCAacaaccacttgggctaaacggtcataccaaccaagcttgagcaaagttCAAACTTGGCAACAGGAACTGACTTtgccatcatatcagcaggattatcattagtacttatcttgcataccttcagtttaccttgagcaacaatgtcgcgaatacaatggtacttgatattaatgtgctttgtcctctcatggaatatttgaactttagtaaggtatattgcactttgactctcagaaaacaagttaatgcaagaatcatctccacaaagctcaacatacaaacctttcaaccaaacagactctttgcaagcttcaacaattgccatatattctgctttagtcgtagattgggcaacaacagattgtaacgttgccttccaactcacagcacatgcaccaacagtgaacacataacctgtgagggatcttctcttatccaaatcggcagcaaaatctgaatccacatagcctataagttcctcaccggtcttgccaaacttcaagcaacctttggatgtgccacgaaggtacctgaaaatccactgaacatctttccaatgttctttaccaggattagccatgtatcgaacgaccaaactcatagcatatgaataaTCAGGgggagaacaaaccatggcatacatcaaggaaccaacaacactagaatatgaaactcaagacatgtactcaatatcttcatcagtactaggacatcaCAATGCTGATAATTTGATgtgaggagcaataggtgtactaacagatttgcatcatgcatattaaaacgatgaaaaactttctgaatgtaattttgccgactaagaaataacacactagatattctatctcttgtaatttccatacctagtattttcttagcaacaCCAAGATCCTTTATcttaaactcactacttaattgtgactttaaagtagtgatctctttcttgctcttggcagcaatcaacatatcatcaacatataccagcaagtatattggtgattgatgcgcgtagatgtacacgttcgttgggaaccccaagagaaaggtatgatgcgcacagtggcaagtttccctcagtaagaaaccaaggtttaatcggaccagtaggagtcaagaagcacgttgaaggttgatggcggcgggatgtagtgcggcgcaacaccagggattccggcgccaacgtggaacgtgcacaacacaaccaaagtactttgccccaacgaaacgagtgaggttgtcaatctcaccggcttgctcgtaacaaaggatta contains:
- the LOC124701821 gene encoding protein DETOXIFICATION 42-like, which encodes MEEGAAASMTGEKRVAIDVPANGHGAEPEEKAAEDLPPAPPALSGWPRSTGLYLFVMNIRSVFKLDELGSEVLRIAVPASLALAADPLASLVDTAFIGRLGSVEIAAVGVSIAIFNQVSKVCIYPLVSVTTSFVAEEDAIISKYLEENSSKDLEKASAVDSEASNMPASGHGTPECANSCIPTECTDLSNQVCKRKYIPSVTSALIVGSFLGLVQAVFLIFSAKVVLGIMGVKHDSPMLEPAVRYLTIRSLGAPAVLLSLAMQGVFRGFKDTKTPLYATVVGDATNIILDPILMFVCHMGVTGAAVAHVISQYLITMILVCRLVQQVDVIPPSLKSLKFGRFLGCGFLLLARVVAVTFCVTLASSLAARDGPTIMAAFQICCQLWLATSLLADGLAVAGQAVLASAFAKSDNKKVVVATSRVLQLSIVLGICLTVVLGLFMKFGAGVFTKDAAVIGVIHKGIPFVAGTQTINALAFVFDGINFGASDYTYSAYSMVGVASISIPCLVYLSAHNGFIGIWVALTIYMSLRTIASTWRMGAARGPWAFLRK